A genomic window from Desulfopila inferna includes:
- a CDS encoding helix-turn-helix domain-containing protein, which yields MTEDTQDKTESLGEYLRRCRREKNLSVEDVKQESRIPGKTLQAMEADDYAMLPADAFARGFYVLYAKNLKLDAQDVLRRFDQERLANPDNRKFASPSKQEKAVNTMAARPSMTTGATLAFSLVVIVAAIALFSWYFSWNPATFISSKLQNLQEASTEPQGKEGVSERGVTREQSTENLAETNYFLTIDFLEDTAITIAVDGSLPEKEAYTEGSTRSWYADESISLILPESAEVVLFFNGTQLGLPEPENGFITLDLP from the coding sequence ATGACAGAGGATACACAAGATAAAACGGAATCCTTAGGCGAATATCTGCGTCGCTGCCGTAGAGAGAAAAATCTTTCCGTCGAAGACGTCAAGCAGGAATCCAGAATACCCGGAAAAACCCTGCAGGCCATGGAAGCCGATGACTACGCCATGCTTCCGGCCGATGCTTTTGCTCGGGGATTTTACGTACTCTATGCCAAAAACCTCAAACTCGACGCCCAGGACGTCCTGAGGAGGTTTGACCAGGAACGTCTGGCGAATCCGGATAATAGGAAATTTGCCTCTCCCTCGAAACAGGAAAAAGCAGTCAACACCATGGCCGCCAGGCCCTCCATGACCACTGGCGCAACGCTGGCTTTCAGCCTGGTGGTCATTGTTGCGGCAATAGCGTTGTTCAGCTGGTATTTTTCCTGGAATCCTGCAACATTCATCAGCTCGAAACTGCAGAACCTTCAGGAAGCCAGCACCGAACCCCAGGGTAAAGAAGGAGTTTCCGAAAGAGGGGTTACCAGAGAACAGTCCACTGAGAACCTCGCCGAAACCAACTATTTTCTCACCATAGATTTTCTTGAGGATACCGCCATTACCATCGCCGTTGACGGCAGTCTTCCGGAAAAGGAAGCATATACCGAAGGCTCCACCAGAAGCTGGTATGCAGATGAATCCATTTCCCTGATCCTGCCGGAATCGGCAGAGGTTGTGCTCTTTTTCAATGGGACTCAACTTGGACTGCCGGAGCCCGAAAACGGATTTATCACACTGGATCTCCCCTGA